CGGCTGGCCGACATTCTCGCCACTCCGGAGCCCGTGCTCGACATCACGCTCGACCGCGAACTGCCGGCCGACATCGCGACACGGCATGCGGCCAGTGCCAGCGGCGAACTGAAATATGCCCTCAAACTGGCGTCGACCGCTGAGCTGCCGCGCCTGCTCGACGAACTCGCCGCTGCCGGCTGTGGCGTGCGCCAGTTGCGCTTCGGCCAGCACGACCTGGAACAGGTCTTCATGCGCCTGACCAATCGTTCGCTGCGGGACTAGACCATGTCAGCCCGTCTGCTCGCCCTCTGGCTCAAGGAATCCATCGCCCTGCTGCGCGACCGGCATGGCCTGCTCGCGCTGTTCATCATGCCGACCATTTTCATCCTGGTCATGACCCTGGCCCTGCGCGACAGCTTCACGCCAGGTGCCCGCATCGACGCCAGCTACGCGCTCGTCGACCTCGATCAAAGCGCCAGTTCGGCAGCCTTGAGCAAGCGCTTGAGCAAGGCTGCCTCGTTCAACCGCATCGACCACGCCGGTAATCTTGACGCCGCGCGCACCGCCGTACTGGCCGGCCGGCTCAATCTTGCCCTCGTCGTCCCGCCCGGCTTTGGCGAACGCCTGCTGACACCTGGTGGCGCCGACGGCCAGCCGGCCGAACCACTGATTTTGCTGCTCGATCCGGCGCTGTCGCCCGCCCTGCAACTCGCCTTCCGCAATCAGGTCATGGCGGCGCTGGGTGGTGTCCGGGCCGACGAGCTGACCCACAAGGCCGGCAAATTGTTCGGCCTGCCGGTCGCGCCCGGCGCCAGCGCCGACAAGGACTGGCCGGACGAGATCCGCAGCGAAGCGGTGCGCCGTGACAGCAATGCCAGCCTGCCTTCCTCGGTGCAGCAGAATGTGCCGGCCTGGCTGATCTTTGCGATGTTCTTCGTGGTCATCCCGATTTCCTCGATTTTCATCATCGAGCGCCAGCACGGCACGCTGCAGCGCCTGCGCGCCATGGGTCTGCCTTTCCGCCTGGTGCTGGCGGGCAAGCTGCTGCCTTTCTTCGTCGTCAACCAGGTGCAGGCCCTGCTCATGGTGCTGGTCGGCATGTACCTGGTGCCGCTGTTTGGTAGCGAGGCGCTGCAACTGCCGGCCACGCCGGCCCTGTTGCTTGCCTGGTGGGCCGTTTCGGCCGCCGTCAGCCTGGCCGCCGTGGCCTGGGCGCTGCTCATCGCCAGCCTGGCCAAAACCTCGGAACAGGCAACCATCGTCGGCGGCGTCGGCAACATACTGATGGGCGCCATCGGCGGCATCATGGTGCCGAAATTCATCATGCCTGCCGCCATGCAGCAACTTGCCGCGCTGTCGCCGATGGCCTGGGCGCTGGAAGGTTTCCACACGGTGATGCTGCGCCACGGCGGCCTCTCCGACGTCTTGCCCAGCATCGTCCAGTTGCTGGCCTTTTCCCTCCTGTCGCTGGTTGCCGCCGTCTGGCTGAACCGGCGCGCCCTAGCCGCCCGCTCATGAACGCCGCCCTCTGCCACGAACTCAAAGCCCTGATCATCGAAGCCTGCGACAAGGACTGCGCACCCGAGGCGATCAGCGACGACGAACTGCTGTTCGGGCCGGAGGCACCGCTGCAGCTCGATTCGCTCGATGCGCTGCAGGTCTCGATGGCGATCAAGAAGAAATACGGCCTGCGCCTGCCCGACAGCAAGGAAACCCGGCGCATCCTGTCCAGCGTCGCCAACCTCGCCGAACATCTCGACGCCTGGCGGGCCAGCCGCGCATGAGCCGTCCCGTATTCATCGCCGGCCGCGCCCTTCTCTGCGCTGCCGGCAATTCGCCGCCGGCAGTCGCCTCGACGCTGTGGGCCGGCGAATGCGCGCCGGGTCGCCGCCGGCTCGGCGAACGCGAGTTTCCCTATTTCGCGCTGAACTTGCCGGAAAGCGCCTGGCAGGCCCGCGCCGAACAAGCAATGCATGCCCTGGCAGCCCAACTTGGCCCGCTCGACGAAAAAACGCCACTCTTCATCGCCTCCTCGTCCTTCCAGATGGGCCAATTCGAGGCAGCCGGTTCGCCTTTCGAACTGCCGCCCGCCTGCGCCGCCTTCAGCCGGCAACTGGCCGACTGGCTGGGCCTGAACGGTTCCTGCTACAGCTTTTCGACCGCCTGCACTTCGGGCTTCTCGGCGCTCGATGCGGCGCGCAGCCTGATCGCCGCCGGCCTGATCGACGACGCCGTCGTGCTCGGCGTCGAACTCGCCAACAATTCGACCCTGGCCGGCTTTGCCGCAATGGAACTGCTCTCGCGCAGCACCGCCCGGCCCTTCGACGTCCGCCGCGATGGCCTGGTGCTCGGTGAAGCCGTCGCCGCCGTGCGCCTGAGCGCCCAACCCGCCACCTGGCGCATCGCCGGGCTGCGCACCGGCCTCGACGCCTATTCGACGACCGGCCCCGACCCGGATGGCGGCCCGATTGCCGCCCTGACGGTCGACTGCCTGCAGGAAGCAAAAATGCCGGCCGGCGACATCGAGCTGGTCAAGCTGCAGGCGGCCGGCTCGCCCGGCACCGATCTCGCCGAGGCCAACGCGCTGCGCCGGGTTTTCCGCGAACGCATGCCGCCGCTCCTCTCACTCAAGCCCTATCTCGGCCATACCCTGGGCGCCAGCGGCATCGCCGAACTGGTTGCCCTGCTTGCCTGCCTCGATGCCGAGCAGATCCCGGCCACCGCGGGGTTTGCCGAATCCGACCCGGAAATCGCCCTGAAACCGACCGTCGTGCGCAGCAATACCTATATCGAGCGCGCCCTGCTGCAACTGATCGGTTTCGGCGGCGGCTTGGCCAGCCTGATCGTCGAGCGTCGCCAATGACTTATCTCGACACCGTCATCACCCAGGAATTTACAGCGGCTGAACTGCCCGCCGCCGTGCGCGCCGCGCTCGGCAAACCGCTGCGCCGTGCCGCCACGCTGACCCAGCTCGCCGTGGTCGGTGCCCTGGCCTGCCTGCCGGCCGAGCGCCGGACTTTGCCGACCGCTCTGCTCTGGCAGACGCGCAGCGGTCCACGCACCGAAACGCTAGCTTTGCTCGAAGAAGTCTGCAATGGCGGGGCCGAGCCCATGCCCTACGACTTTCTCGCCACCCAGCCGGCGATTGCCGCAGCGCAACTCAAGCCATTCCTGCCCGGCCTGCACTCGGCAACCTGCCTGCCGCTGGCTGACGAGTCGACGGCCAACTGGTCACTGCTGCTCAGTCTTGCCGATCACTGGCTGCAGACCGGGCGCTACGCCCAGGTGCTGTGCGCCCGGCTCGACCACACCGACGACCAGTCCAGCGGCCAGTGGCTGGCCCTGAGCGCCACCCCCCTTGAAAATTCGCTGGCCAGTCTCCACCTGTCGGAAGTCACACCTGTCGAAGCGCTTGCCGACGATAAGGATTTCCCGGCCCGACTCGGCCAGTGGCTTGCCGCCGGGAGTATCGGCCACCTGTATTTGCAATCCGCCGCCGGCCGGAAGCTGGCGGTAGAATTCGCCCGCATCTAAATTTCACCGAGAACACCATGTCCCAATATTCCTTTGACGTCTCCCTCGCCGAATTCGAAACCCAGGTCCTGCTGCCGGCCCAGGAAGTGCCGGTCGTCGTCGATTTCTGGGCACCGTGGTGCGAGCCCTGCAAGGTGCTGAAGCCGCTGCTCGAAAAGCTCGCCGAGGAATACGCCGGTCGCTTCCTGCTCGCCAAGGTCAATGCCGACGAGAACCCGGAGCTGTCGCAGCATTTCGGCGTGCGCAGCATCCCGACCGTCAAGGTCCTGTTCCAGGGCCAGCTCGTCGATGAATTCTCGGGCGCCCTGCCGGAAAGCCAGATCCGCGAATTCCTCGACCGCTTCGCGCTGCCCGCCGTCGGCGGCGCCAACCTGCGCGAGGAAGCCGCCGCGCTGGTCGGCGAAGGCAAGTTCGAGGAAGCGCTCGCCAAGCTGGTCGAAGCCAGCCAGGCCACGCCGGAAGACCAGGCCATCCAGCTCGACGCGGTCGAAGTGCTGATGCAACTCGGCCGCAACGACGAAGCCAAACAATTGCTGGGTGGCGAATACGCCCAGGAAGCCGAGCGTGCCAATGCCCTGCGCGCCCGCCTGGCGCTCAGCGAAGGTGCCGCCGATACCGCCGAAATCGAAGCCAAACTCGCCACCAACCCGGATGACCATGCCGCCCGCCTCGACCTGGCGCGCGCCTATGCCGCCCAGGGCCGCTACCGCGAAGCGATGGAAACGATTCTGGAAGTCATCGTCCGTGATCGCTTCTTCGACGAAGGCGCACCGCGCAAGGCCATGCTGCAACTGTTCGAAGCCCTCGGCGGCAGCGAGCAGTACGACGATCTGGTGCGCGAGTTCCGGCGCAAGATGTCGGCCGCACTCAATTAAGCGACACTCAGGACGACAGGCGTGCGGCTGTTCTACACCGACGTCTTCGTCCTGCCGCTGCCGCCCGGGCATCGCTTCCCGATGGAGAAGTATTCCCGGCTGCGGGAGGCCCTGCTCGCCAGCGGCGAATTCTCCGTAAACGACTTTCACCTGCCGCCGCCGGCCAGCGACGCAGAACTGGCGCGCGCCCACACGCCCGACTACATCGCCGCCGTCGCCAGCGGTCGACTCGATGAAAAGGCACAAAAAGCCATCGGCTTCCCGTGGAGTCCGGGCATGGTCGAACGCTCGCGCCGTTCGGCCGGAGCGACACTGAGCGCCTGCCGCGCCGCGCTGGAAGATGGCGTCGCCGCCAATCTGGCGGGCGGCACACACCATGCCTTTGCCGATCATGGCGAAGGCTTCTGTGTCTTCAACGATGCTGCCGTCGCCGCCCGCGCCATGCAGGCCGAAGGGCGAGCCGAGCGCATCCTGATCGTCGATTGCGACGTGCACCAGGGCAACGGCACGGCCAGCATCCTGGCCGGCGACGAGCGCATCTTCACCTTCTCCATCCACGGCGCGCGCAACTATCCATTCACCAAGGAACAGAGCGACCTCGACATCGAACTGCCCGATGGCTGCACCGACACCGCCTACCTGTTGCAACTCGAAGCCGGCCTGGAAACCGCCTTCGATCTCGCCCGTCCCGATCTGGTCATCTACCTGGCCGGCGCCGATCCTTACCACGACGACCGCCTCGGCCGGCTCGGCCTGAGTTTTGCCGGCCTCGCCGAGCGCGACCGGCGGGTTTTCGCGCATTGTCGCAGCCGCCATCTGCCGCTCGCCATCGCCATGGCCGGCGGCTATGCGCGGCAGATCGACGACACCGTCCGCATTCACGCCACGACGCTGCAACTTGCCCGGGCAAACCGGCGCTAAACCCTTCTCTGTTCTTGCTCACGGCCGATCTCCGGGTGACAATGCAGAATCTGTCTGAATCCTGAAATAGCAGTCCCTGTTTCGGCTTCGGGCAGCACGAGGAGAAGCATGAAAACATCGTTTCGAATGTTTGAATGGCGTTCATTGCGCACACGCATCACGGCAGGTGTCCTGCTGCTCAGCCTGACCATGCTCTGGGGAACCGTGCTCAGTCTGAGTCACACCCTGCGCGCAGACATGGAAGCTGCCATTTCCGCACAGCAGTTTTCCACCGTTTCGCTGATCGCCGGCGAACTCGATCGCTCGATCCGGGAACGCCTCAGCGTCGTCGAATCGATCTCCGGCAAGCTGTCGGCCGAGATGATGCGTAACCCGGACCGGATCCAGGCTTATCTGGAGCAGCGCGACATTCCGGAAAGCACCCTCAACTGGGGCATTCTCGTCGTTGATAGCAAGGGCATGGCAATCGCCAGCACGCCGGAAAGACTGCAGCGCCGAGGCGTCGATTTCAGCACCTACCCGGTCGTCAAACAGGTCTTGCTGGACGGCAAGAGCCACATCACCGACCCCTTGCTCAGCCAGCACAGCAAGCAGCCAGTAGTCGCCATCCAGGTGCCGATTCTGGCTGCGGACCGGCAGGTACTGGGGGTTGTAATCGGCGTGATCAACCTTGCCGAATCGAATTTTCTCGACGAAGTCAGCACCTCGAAATATGGGCGCACCGGGAGCTTTTTCGTCACCGCACCGGAAAGCCGTACCTATGTCGCCTCCTCTGACAAGCGCCGCCTGATGAAGCTTGGTCCGCCGCCCGGCGTCAATCCGGTTTACGACCGTTATATCAACGGCTATGAAGGTTCCGGCGTCGCACTCAGCTCGCGTGGCGTCGTCGAACTTTCGTCGAGCAAGCGCATTCCGACGACCGGCTGGCTGATGCAGTCGGTGCTGCCGACCGACGAAGCCTTCGAGCCGATCCGACTGATGCAGCAACACCTGCTGATCATCTCGGCGGTCCTCTCGGTTCTCGCCACGCTGCTCGCCTGGTGGTGGCTGCGCCGCCAACTTTCGCCGCTCACCGAAGCCTCCGGCCTGCTCAACCAGATGAGTGCCGGAACCCTGCCACGGCAAGCCCTGCCGGTCAGGAAAATGGACGAAATCGGCACCTTGGCCGCTGCCTTCAACCAGTTGCAGGAAGTCATCGTCAGCGACGAGGCGAAAGCGGCCGAACATGCCGCCAACACCCGCCTGCGCCGCATCGTTTCGGCGCTGCCCGGCGTTGTCTTCCAGTACCGGTTGCTGCCCGACGGGCATGGTCACTTTCCCTTTGTCAGCGACGCGGTCACCGACATTTATGGCGTCACGCCGGAAGAGCTTGAAAGGAGCGGTGACCCGATTCGCAAACTGATGCACCCGGATGACGCGAAAGCCTTCTTTACCTCGCTTTACGCCTCGGCCGAGAGTCGCAGCCCCTGGCGTATCGAGTACCGCATCATCACCGCTGCCGGCCAGCTGAAGTGGTTGCTGGTCGACGCCATTCCGCAAGCCGAAAGCGCCGACACCGTCATCTGGTTCGGTTTCATTGCCGACATCACGCGAACCAAGGCCATGGAGGCCGAGTTGCGCCTTGCCCTGGAAGAGCATCAGCGCAAGGATATCGAGATCGAGCGCTATCGCGACCACCTCGAACAACTGGTCAGCGAGCGGACTGCCGATCTTGAACAGGCGCGCGCAGAGGCGGTCAGGCTGGCCCGGATCAAGAGCGACTTTCTCGCCAACATGAGCCACGAGATCCGCACGCCGCTGAACGGGGTACTCGGCATGGCACATATCGGGGTTCGCTCCACCGAGGAAAACACGCGCGCCAACGAAGCCTTCCGCAAGATCGTCAGCTCCGGCACCCTGCTCCTCGGCATCATCAACGACATTCTCGATCTCTCGAAAATGGAAGCGGGGATGCTCAAGATCGAGACGACCGAGATCGAACTGGCGCCGATTCTTGCCGAAACCATCGAGCTCATGCAGGAACGGGCCGGCATCAAGGGCATTGCCCTAGGTCTCAAAACCCGGAATCTCCCGGCCAGCCTGCGCAGTGACCCCTTGCGCCTGCGCCAGATCCTGCTCAACCTGCTCTCCAATGCCATCAAATTCACCGAAGCCGGCAAGGTCGATCTGGAAGTCGGACTGGATGAAGGGGAATTGCTGATTCAGGTCACCGACACCGGTATCGGCATCACCGACAGCCAGATCGGCAAGATCTTCCACCCCTTCGAACAGGGCGACAACTCGACGACCCGCAAGTTTGGCGGCACCGGACTCGGGCTGGCGATCACCGAGCGTATCGTCCGGTTGATGGGCGGACAGATCAGCGTCCATAGTGTCCCGGATCAGGGCAGTGTCTTTTCCGTGCGCCTGCCCTACCACCCGGGACAGACGCCCGATCTGCCTGTTGCAGCCGTCTCTTCCGTCCAGCCAGCCGACCCGACCCGCCCGCTGGCCGGCCTGAACATCCTGGTCGCCGAAGACAACGAGATCAACCAGGAAATCATGCGCGACAACCTGAGCGAAGACGGCGCCAACGTGACCCTGGTCGATAACGGGCAACTGGCGGTTGACGCCATCCGCAACCAGCCGACCGGCAGCTTCGACTGCATCCTGATGGACGTCCAGATGCCGGTCCTCAGCGGCCTGGATGCAGCCCGCCAGATCAAGGCCATTGCGCCGCAACTGCCGATCATCGGCCAGACCGCGCATGCCCTCACCCAGGACCGGGAAGACTGCCTGGCGGCGGGCATGGATGATTACATCGCCAAGCCGATCGATCCGCAAAAACTCAATGCGCTGATCCTCAAACACCTGCCCGGCAAACACTGAGTACCCGCCATGTCACGCAACGCACTCTATTTTTCCCGCAGCCTTCGCCAGATCGAAGCCCGCCACGCCGATGAAAACCTGATGCAGCGCGCCGGTCTGGCGGCGGCCGGCTGGGCAACCGAACTGGCCGGCCAGCACAACCAGCCGGTGCTGGTGCTCGCCGGGCCGGGCAACAACGGCGGCGACGCCTTTGTCGCGGCCCGCCTGCTGCGCCAGCGCTTCTTTGCGGTCAGCGTCGTCTTTGCCGGCGATGCGAAAAATCTGCCGGCCGATGCACGCAATGCCTGGCAGGACTTCGTCGCCGATGGCGGGACGACACTTACCGGCATTCCGGAAGACACCGCCTGGTCACTGATCATCGACGGCCTGTTCGGCATCGGTCTCGGGCGCGCCCCGGATGGGCAATACGCCGAGTGGATCGTGACGGCCAACCGCCAGGCGCAGCGCGACCGCTGCCCTGTGCTCGCCCTCGACTGCCCGTCCGGCCTCAATGCCGATACCGGGCAAATCCTTGGCACGGCGATCCGGGCGACGCATACCTTGAGCTTCATTTCGGCCAAACCCGGCCTGTTGACCGGTGACGGCCCGGAATACTGCGGCGAGCTGCGCATCGCCAATCTCGACCTCGATCCGGCCAACGAGTTGCGGCCAGACGGTCGACTGCTCGAATTGGCCGATTTTGCCGCGCACCTGCAGCCGCGCCACCTGAACAGCCACAAGGGCAGTTACGGCAGCGCCGGCATCCTCGGCGGCGCGCACTCGATGGTCGGTGCCGCCTTCCTGGCCGGCCGCGCCGCCCTCAAGCTCGGCGCCGGCCGCGTCTATGTCGGCCTGCTCGACCCGCAGCCGCCCAGCTTCGATCCCTTGCAACCGGAGCTGATGCTGCGCCGCCCGCAATCGCTGCTCCAGGGCGAACTCGACGTGCTCGCCTGCGGACCCGGCCTGGGCAATTCTCTGGAAGCCTCGGAACTGCTCGAACGCGCGATCACCTTCGACCAGCCGCTGGTGCTCGATGCCGATGCGCTCAACCTGGTCGCCAGCGAAGGCAACCTGCAGGTCGCGCTGGCCAGCCGCAGCCAGCCGGCGATCCTCACGCCGCACCCGGCCGAAGCCGCCCGCCTGCTCGAATGCGAGATCGCCGACGTCCAGGCCGACCGACTTGCCGCGGCGCACGAAATCGCCGAACGCTATCACTGCCATGTCGCGCTCAAGGGCTGCGGCACCGTGATCGCAACGGTCGACGGGCGCTGCTGGATCAATTCCACGGGCAATCCCGGCATGGCCACGGCCGGCATGGGCGACGTGCTGACCGGCCTGATCGCCGCCCTGCTCGCCCAGGGCTGGCCGGCGGAAGAGGCTTTACTGGCCGGCGTTCACCTGCACGGTGCCGCGGCCGACCGGCTGGTCGCCAACGGCGTCGGTCCGGTCGGGCTGACCGCAGGCGAAGTCATCGAGGCCGCCCGCAGCCTGTTCAACCAGTGGATCGCTCAGCGCACCGCCGGATAGGGATAAAGCACGTTGAGCGCAGCGCTCTGGCCATTCGGCTGGACGATGCGTACATGCTCGCGGCGCAGTTGCCGCGCATGCTTGAGGCCGCAGGCGTGCGCGATCATTTCGACTTCCTTGTTCATGTTGCGCGTGTAGGCGGCCACGCGTTCCGCCTTGTCCTCGACGACCAGGCCGCGCTGCAGACGCGGGTCGTGCGTCGTGATGCCGGTCGGACAGCTGTTCTGGTGGCAGCGTAGCGCCTGGATGCAACCGAGCGAGAACATGTAGCCGCGCGCCGTGTTGATCAGGTCGGCACCGCAAGCCAGCGCCCAGGCGACCTTGGCCGGGGTCAGCAACTTGCCCGAGGCGATCACCTTGATGCGCTCGCGCAGGCCGCTCTCGATCAGCGCATCGACGACGCGCGGCAGCGCCTCGTTGATCGACAGCGACATGTGGTCGGCCAGCGCCTGCGGCGCCGCGCCGGAGCCGCCTTCACCGCCGTCGATGGTGAGAAAGTCCGGGGCACATTCGAGGCCGCGCCGATTGACCGCCTCGACCAGCTCGTGCATGAACTGCCAGCCGCCGATCGCCGTCTTGACGCCGACCGGCTTGCCGGTAATCGTGCGCACGCGCACCACCATGTCGAGCAGTTCGTCCATGTTGCCGGTCTCGGCATGCCGGTTCGGCGACAGCGAATCCTGGCCGAACGGGATGCCACGGATCTGCGCGATTTCCTCGGTCACCTTGGCGGCCGGCAGCACGCCGCCCTTGCCCGGCTTGGCACCCTGCGACAGCTTGATCTCGAAGGCGCGGACCTTCTCGTGTGCGGCCATCTGGCGCAGCTTGTCCGGATCGAGCTTGCCCGCGGCATCGCGCACCCCGTACTTGGCAGTGCCGATCTGGTAAATCACGTCGCAGCCACCTTCGAGGTGATAAGGACTCAAGCCGCCCTCGCCGGTATCCATGTAGCAGCCGGCCTGCGCCGCGCCGCGCGACAGGGCCTGCACGGCCGGTTTTGAGATGGCGCCGTAACTCATGCCGCTGACGTTGATCAGCGAGCGGGCGGCAAACGGCTGCTCGCACCAGCCTTCGCCGATGATCACCGGCGGCGTCGCCTGATGCTCGCTTTCCAGCACCGGGAAGGAGGCATTGACGAAAATCAGCGCGCCAGACTGATTGAGATCGTAAGTCGAACCGAAACCGAGGATGCCGCCCTCGTTCTTGGCCAGGCGATAGACCCAGGCGCGCGTCGCGCGGTTGAAGGGCATTTCCTCGCGGTCGCCGAGAAAGAAATACTGCCGGAAATACTCGCCGAGATGCTCGAAGAAGAAGCGCAGATGACCGATCACCGGGAAATTGCGCAGCACCGTATGGCGCTTCTGCGTGATGTCGCGGATGTACCAGTAAAAGAACAGCAAGGCGACAACCAGTGCCACCAGCACCCCGAGACTGACATGAAACACGCCGACGACTTCGGACATCAAACCCCTCCGGAAGGTACAATTCGGCCCCCAGCATGCCGATTTGCCCAGCCCATGTCCATCGAATTCGACTTCCCCCTCGCTTCCGAAATCACCCGTAACGTCGCCGCTGCGCTCGTCGAAGACATCGGTGCCGGCGACCTCACCGCCGGTCTCGTACCGGGGGAGCGCAGCGTGCGCGCCACCGTCATTTCACGCGAAGACGGCGTGCTCTGTGGTCGCGACTGGTTCGACCGCTGCGTGCTGGAACTCGATCCGCAGGCCGAAATCACCTGGCAGGCCGCCGACGGCGAGCGCATCGTCGCCAACCAGTTGCTGTGCGAAATCCGCGCCAACGCCCGCGCCCTGCTCTCGGCCGAGCGCAGCGCCCTGAATTTCCTGCAACTGCTCTCGGCCGTAGCCAGCAAGGCGCGCATCTACGCCGACGCCATCGCCGGCACCAAAGCGCAGGTCGTCGATACGCGCAAGACCCTGCCCGGTCTGCGCATTGCCCAGAAATACGCGGTGCGCGCCGGCGGTGGCGGCAACCACCGGCTGGCACTGTGGGACGCGATCCTGATCAAGGAAAACCACATCCACGCCGCCGGCGGTATCGCCGAAGCCATGGCGGCGGCCAAAAATGCCGCTGCTGCAGCGGTCGACCGCTGCAAATTCATACAAATCGAAGTCGAGTCACTGGCCGAACTGGAAGCCGCACTGGCTGCGGGCGCAACCATGATCCTGCTCGACAATTTCAGCCTCGACATGCTGCGCGACGCCGTCAAGCTCAACGCCGGGCGTGCCGTGCTCGAATCCTCGGGCAACGTCACGCTGGAAACCATACGCGGCATCGCCGAAACCGGCGTGGACCGCATCTCGGTCGGCGCGCTGACCAAGGACGTCAAGGCGCTCGACCTGTCGATGCGCTTCATCGACCTGCTCGAAGCCTGAACAAGGCCGGTCTCAGACCGGCTTGCGCGCCACCAGGTCGATCAGCGCCGATTTGCCGGCGTGTGCCGTGCCTTCGGCAATCTCGTCGATATGCTCGCGCAGGACGAGGATTTCCCAGCCGGCGAACAACTCGCGCAGCATCGTTTCCGTATAGAGATTCTCGACGGTAGACGGGCCGCCCGTGCGATATTCCAGTTGCTGCGGCGTGTAGCCGTGCAGGAAGAGCAGGCCGCCGGGCTTCGTCGCCTGCTGCATGCCGCCGATCTGGCGCGGCCGTTCGGCCGGCGTCGCG
The DNA window shown above is from Quatrionicoccus australiensis and carries:
- a CDS encoding ABC transporter permease, translated to MSARLLALWLKESIALLRDRHGLLALFIMPTIFILVMTLALRDSFTPGARIDASYALVDLDQSASSAALSKRLSKAASFNRIDHAGNLDAARTAVLAGRLNLALVVPPGFGERLLTPGGADGQPAEPLILLLDPALSPALQLAFRNQVMAALGGVRADELTHKAGKLFGLPVAPGASADKDWPDEIRSEAVRRDSNASLPSSVQQNVPAWLIFAMFFVVIPISSIFIIERQHGTLQRLRAMGLPFRLVLAGKLLPFFVVNQVQALLMVLVGMYLVPLFGSEALQLPATPALLLAWWAVSAAVSLAAVAWALLIASLAKTSEQATIVGGVGNILMGAIGGIMVPKFIMPAAMQQLAALSPMAWALEGFHTVMLRHGGLSDVLPSIVQLLAFSLLSLVAAVWLNRRALAARS
- a CDS encoding acyl carrier protein yields the protein MNAALCHELKALIIEACDKDCAPEAISDDELLFGPEAPLQLDSLDALQVSMAIKKKYGLRLPDSKETRRILSSVANLAEHLDAWRASRA
- a CDS encoding beta-ketoacyl synthase N-terminal-like domain-containing protein; protein product: MSRPVFIAGRALLCAAGNSPPAVASTLWAGECAPGRRRLGEREFPYFALNLPESAWQARAEQAMHALAAQLGPLDEKTPLFIASSSFQMGQFEAAGSPFELPPACAAFSRQLADWLGLNGSCYSFSTACTSGFSALDAARSLIAAGLIDDAVVLGVELANNSTLAGFAAMELLSRSTARPFDVRRDGLVLGEAVAAVRLSAQPATWRIAGLRTGLDAYSTTGPDPDGGPIAALTVDCLQEAKMPAGDIELVKLQAAGSPGTDLAEANALRRVFRERMPPLLSLKPYLGHTLGASGIAELVALLACLDAEQIPATAGFAESDPEIALKPTVVRSNTYIERALLQLIGFGGGLASLIVERRQ
- a CDS encoding tetratricopeptide repeat protein; the protein is MSQYSFDVSLAEFETQVLLPAQEVPVVVDFWAPWCEPCKVLKPLLEKLAEEYAGRFLLAKVNADENPELSQHFGVRSIPTVKVLFQGQLVDEFSGALPESQIREFLDRFALPAVGGANLREEAAALVGEGKFEEALAKLVEASQATPEDQAIQLDAVEVLMQLGRNDEAKQLLGGEYAQEAERANALRARLALSEGAADTAEIEAKLATNPDDHAARLDLARAYAAQGRYREAMETILEVIVRDRFFDEGAPRKAMLQLFEALGGSEQYDDLVREFRRKMSAALN
- a CDS encoding histone deacetylase family protein, producing MRLFYTDVFVLPLPPGHRFPMEKYSRLREALLASGEFSVNDFHLPPPASDAELARAHTPDYIAAVASGRLDEKAQKAIGFPWSPGMVERSRRSAGATLSACRAALEDGVAANLAGGTHHAFADHGEGFCVFNDAAVAARAMQAEGRAERILIVDCDVHQGNGTASILAGDERIFTFSIHGARNYPFTKEQSDLDIELPDGCTDTAYLLQLEAGLETAFDLARPDLVIYLAGADPYHDDRLGRLGLSFAGLAERDRRVFAHCRSRHLPLAIAMAGGYARQIDDTVRIHATTLQLARANRR
- a CDS encoding ATP-binding protein, with translation MKTSFRMFEWRSLRTRITAGVLLLSLTMLWGTVLSLSHTLRADMEAAISAQQFSTVSLIAGELDRSIRERLSVVESISGKLSAEMMRNPDRIQAYLEQRDIPESTLNWGILVVDSKGMAIASTPERLQRRGVDFSTYPVVKQVLLDGKSHITDPLLSQHSKQPVVAIQVPILAADRQVLGVVIGVINLAESNFLDEVSTSKYGRTGSFFVTAPESRTYVASSDKRRLMKLGPPPGVNPVYDRYINGYEGSGVALSSRGVVELSSSKRIPTTGWLMQSVLPTDEAFEPIRLMQQHLLIISAVLSVLATLLAWWWLRRQLSPLTEASGLLNQMSAGTLPRQALPVRKMDEIGTLAAAFNQLQEVIVSDEAKAAEHAANTRLRRIVSALPGVVFQYRLLPDGHGHFPFVSDAVTDIYGVTPEELERSGDPIRKLMHPDDAKAFFTSLYASAESRSPWRIEYRIITAAGQLKWLLVDAIPQAESADTVIWFGFIADITRTKAMEAELRLALEEHQRKDIEIERYRDHLEQLVSERTADLEQARAEAVRLARIKSDFLANMSHEIRTPLNGVLGMAHIGVRSTEENTRANEAFRKIVSSGTLLLGIINDILDLSKMEAGMLKIETTEIELAPILAETIELMQERAGIKGIALGLKTRNLPASLRSDPLRLRQILLNLLSNAIKFTEAGKVDLEVGLDEGELLIQVTDTGIGITDSQIGKIFHPFEQGDNSTTRKFGGTGLGLAITERIVRLMGGQISVHSVPDQGSVFSVRLPYHPGQTPDLPVAAVSSVQPADPTRPLAGLNILVAEDNEINQEIMRDNLSEDGANVTLVDNGQLAVDAIRNQPTGSFDCILMDVQMPVLSGLDAARQIKAIAPQLPIIGQTAHALTQDREDCLAAGMDDYIAKPIDPQKLNALILKHLPGKH
- a CDS encoding NAD(P)H-hydrate dehydratase, translating into MSRNALYFSRSLRQIEARHADENLMQRAGLAAAGWATELAGQHNQPVLVLAGPGNNGGDAFVAARLLRQRFFAVSVVFAGDAKNLPADARNAWQDFVADGGTTLTGIPEDTAWSLIIDGLFGIGLGRAPDGQYAEWIVTANRQAQRDRCPVLALDCPSGLNADTGQILGTAIRATHTLSFISAKPGLLTGDGPEYCGELRIANLDLDPANELRPDGRLLELADFAAHLQPRHLNSHKGSYGSAGILGGAHSMVGAAFLAGRAALKLGAGRVYVGLLDPQPPSFDPLQPELMLRRPQSLLQGELDVLACGPGLGNSLEASELLERAITFDQPLVLDADALNLVASEGNLQVALASRSQPAILTPHPAEAARLLECEIADVQADRLAAAHEIAERYHCHVALKGCGTVIATVDGRCWINSTGNPGMATAGMGDVLTGLIAALLAQGWPAEEALLAGVHLHGAAADRLVANGVGPVGLTAGEVIEAARSLFNQWIAQRTAG